The following coding sequences are from one Hyphomicrobiales bacterium window:
- a CDS encoding DUF1849 family protein, giving the protein MLSHRAVYELTLIDSERDSGIDFASGLFIFEVTGAGCTGWTMASDMILSIEGRSGNTIRTQTSYRAFEDGAGQVFTFQTNTETNEEEPISVTGAAEREPQGNLTIRRFAEEETTTAAMAETLFPNQLTEAVMRAALAEEHLVFTSVFDGSHETGLAQPVTAIIGEAGAPTVVGPVRANADGDRQIDEDQGDRPESWGDFPAPTRAWPVTLSYFDPVEPDSGPSFVVSYSLDTNGVSDQLILDYGSFSLRGVLADFEAFRPSACVE; this is encoded by the coding sequence TTGCTTTCCCATCGCGCGGTTTATGAACTGACGCTGATCGACAGCGAGCGCGATTCGGGCATCGATTTTGCCTCCGGTCTCTTCATTTTTGAGGTGACCGGGGCTGGGTGCACCGGCTGGACGATGGCCAGCGACATGATCCTGTCCATCGAGGGGCGCAGCGGCAACACGATCCGTACACAGACCAGTTACCGTGCCTTTGAAGATGGCGCCGGCCAGGTATTTACCTTTCAGACCAACACCGAGACCAATGAAGAAGAACCGATCTCGGTGACCGGTGCCGCAGAGCGCGAGCCGCAAGGCAATCTGACGATCCGCCGGTTTGCTGAGGAAGAAACAACTACCGCGGCCATGGCGGAGACACTGTTTCCTAACCAACTGACCGAGGCAGTCATGCGCGCCGCCTTGGCCGAGGAGCATTTGGTTTTCACGTCGGTTTTTGATGGCAGCCACGAAACCGGGCTTGCCCAGCCCGTCACGGCGATCATCGGCGAGGCAGGAGCGCCAACCGTTGTCGGTCCTGTGCGCGCCAACGCGGATGGTGATAGGCAGATCGACGAGGATCAAGGCGATCGTCCGGAAAGCTGGGGTGATTTTCCTGCGCCGACGCGCGCTTGGCCCGTGACGTTGAGCTATTTCGATCCCGTTGAACCCGATTCCGGACCAAGTTTCGTCGTGTCCTACTCGCTGGATACCAATGGCGTGTCGGACCAATTGATCCTCGACTATGGATCGTTCTCGCTTCGCGGTGTGCTTGCCGACTTCGAAGCGTTTCGCCCATCAGCCTGCGTCGAGTGA
- a CDS encoding HIT family protein, producing MTDYDPQNIFAKILQGEIPSHTILENDQVLAIMDVMPQAEGHALVIPKAPSRNLLDADPATLAALFEAVQKVAQAANQAFEADGITIQQFNEAAGGQSVFHLHVHVIPRHTGVPLKPHTGEMADQAMLASQAEKYRAILG from the coding sequence ATGACTGACTATGATCCGCAGAACATCTTCGCCAAGATTTTGCAGGGGGAGATTCCAAGTCATACGATTCTGGAGAATGACCAGGTTCTGGCTATCATGGATGTCATGCCGCAGGCGGAGGGGCATGCGCTGGTGATTCCAAAGGCGCCATCACGCAACTTGCTCGACGCCGATCCAGCCACGTTGGCTGCGCTGTTCGAGGCGGTACAGAAGGTGGCGCAGGCCGCTAATCAGGCCTTTGAGGCCGACGGGATTACGATCCAGCAATTCAATGAGGCGGCCGGTGGCCAGTCGGTGTTTCACCTGCACGTGCATGTGATCCCGCGGCACACCGGCGTGCCGCTGAAGCCGCATACTGGCGAGATGGCCGACCAGGCGATGCTGGCCAGCCAGGCTGAAAAGTATCGCGCCATTCTCGGCTGA
- a CDS encoding DUF3572 family protein, giving the protein MKADRETIVLQLLVFLGGRPEDMERFFALSGVAPAELRARVSDSGFQDGLFDYVMANEPLLLAFCEESGLEPASVARQAQAGSAGDLWP; this is encoded by the coding sequence ATGAAGGCTGACCGCGAAACTATAGTCCTGCAGTTGCTGGTGTTTTTGGGTGGGCGCCCCGAAGATATGGAGCGATTTTTCGCGCTGTCCGGTGTTGCGCCCGCTGAACTGCGCGCGCGCGTTAGCGATTCCGGCTTTCAGGATGGGTTGTTCGACTACGTTATGGCCAATGAACCGCTGTTGCTGGCTTTTTGCGAGGAAAGCGGTCTTGAACCGGCCTCTGTCGCGCGCCAAGCGCAGGCTGGATCCGCTGGCGACCTTTGGCCGTGA
- a CDS encoding PleD family two-component system response regulator has translation MTARVLVVDDIVANVKLLEARLKAEYFEVLTATSGFEALDIAGSSDCDIIILDVMMPGLDGFETCRRLKADPKTAHIPVVMVTALDQPSDRVTGLEAGADDFLTKPIKDVALLTRVKNLVRVKRLIDELRGRASTRDAMGQPAAAPVDDSAITGKILLVDDRPSSYERLKTTLSKRFDVNVHTDPESALFHIADEAYDLIVVSLSLRDYDGLRLCSQLQNLEKTRALPIVIISEPENDAKVLRGLDMGVSDYLVRPIDANELMARVVTQLRRKLYADQLRESVEQTMEMAIMDGLTGLHNRRYFDTHFRALTHQAASRGKTLSLVLTDIDFFKSINDTHGHDVGDEVLREFGDRIRKSVRGADLACRYGGEEFVLILPDSDQDAAAAIAERLRARMDHDPIPVAGGQKQLTITISLGVATIQGPEDTAEAILKRADEALYKAKRDGRNRVMLAA, from the coding sequence ATGACCGCGCGCGTACTCGTCGTCGATGACATTGTCGCCAACGTCAAACTTCTAGAAGCCCGTCTGAAGGCGGAGTATTTTGAAGTTCTGACCGCCACCAGCGGCTTCGAGGCGCTTGATATCGCCGGCAGTTCTGATTGCGATATCATCATTCTCGACGTCATGATGCCGGGGCTTGATGGCTTTGAAACCTGTCGTCGCTTGAAGGCCGATCCGAAGACTGCGCACATTCCGGTCGTCATGGTGACTGCGCTTGATCAGCCAAGCGACCGCGTGACCGGCCTGGAAGCGGGCGCCGATGATTTCCTCACCAAGCCAATCAAAGATGTGGCGCTGCTGACGCGGGTGAAGAACCTGGTCCGGGTGAAACGGCTGATCGATGAACTGCGTGGGCGTGCATCGACCCGCGATGCCATGGGGCAGCCTGCCGCCGCGCCCGTCGATGATTCGGCAATAACGGGCAAAATTCTCCTGGTTGACGATCGCCCCAGTTCCTATGAGCGGCTGAAGACGACGCTCTCCAAGCGGTTTGACGTGAATGTTCACACCGATCCAGAATCAGCGCTCTTCCATATCGCCGACGAAGCTTACGACCTCATCGTCGTCAGCCTGTCGCTGCGTGATTATGATGGCCTGCGCCTTTGCTCGCAGCTCCAGAATCTGGAGAAAACACGCGCTCTGCCGATCGTGATCATATCCGAGCCGGAAAATGACGCCAAAGTCCTGCGCGGCCTCGACATGGGCGTTAGCGATTATCTGGTCCGGCCAATCGATGCCAACGAGTTGATGGCGCGTGTGGTGACCCAATTGCGCCGCAAGCTTTATGCCGACCAATTGCGCGAGAGTGTTGAACAGACGATGGAAATGGCGATCATGGATGGCCTAACCGGTCTCCACAATCGGCGCTATTTCGACACCCATTTTCGGGCTTTGACCCATCAGGCGGCATCGCGTGGCAAAACCTTGTCGTTGGTGCTCACTGACATCGATTTCTTCAAATCGATCAACGATACCCACGGTCATGATGTGGGAGATGAAGTCTTGCGCGAGTTTGGCGATCGCATCCGTAAATCGGTACGCGGCGCGGACCTTGCCTGCCGCTATGGCGGCGAAGAGTTTGTGTTGATCTTGCCCGATTCCGATCAAGACGCGGCGGCTGCCATTGCAGAACGCTTGCGTGCGCGCATGGACCATGACCCCATCCCGGTTGCAGGTGGTCAAAAACAACTCACCATCACGATCTCGCTCGGCGTTGCAACAATTCAGGGGCCGGAAGACACCGCTGAAGCCATTTTGAAGCGTGCCGATGAAGCGCTTTACAAGGCCAAACGTGACGGTCGAAACCGGGTCATGCTTGCCGCTTAA
- a CDS encoding cupin domain-containing protein codes for MVVKVQGEFVWHDHPDTDDFFLVLDGEVRIETEDGNVTLGPGELYVVPKGKKHRPVADREAHLLLIEPRGTPNTGDETTAVIKETI; via the coding sequence ATGGTGGTCAAAGTGCAGGGCGAGTTCGTCTGGCACGACCATCCCGACACCGACGATTTCTTTCTGGTTCTCGATGGCGAAGTGCGGATCGAAACCGAGGATGGCAATGTCACACTTGGGCCTGGTGAGCTCTACGTTGTTCCGAAGGGCAAAAAGCACCGTCCGGTCGCCGATCGCGAAGCCCACCTCTTGCTCATTGAACCGCGCGGCACGCCCAACACCGGCGATGAGACCACCGCCGTCATCAAAGAGACGATCTAG
- a CDS encoding N-acetyltransferase — MSEPDTGQDGARTLETVESIGDMPKDAWDALEGASRTSGVAYNPFVSHAFLSALEDSGSAEPETGWIGSHVILRDSDGIVEAALPAYLKMHSYGEYVFDHAWADAYERAGGRYYPKLQSSIPFTPASAPKLLTRGEETGSQALLAEGAKAVVDKLGLSSAHITFVSDEEAQLLEAHDFLTRHDQQFHWYNEDYAGFSNFEAALASRKRKQIRKERRDALANDIEIAWISGSDLKEEHWDAFFVFYQDTGARKWGQPYLTRSFFSLIGERMAEDIVLIMAKRGGRYVAGALNFKGADALYGRNWGCTEHHPFLHFEVCYYQAIDYAIANKLDRVEAGAQGAHKLARGYIPAITTSMHYIPNESFRRAVSDYLAGEREQVMFDAQYLEQRTPFRKA; from the coding sequence ATGAGTGAACCGGACACCGGCCAGGACGGTGCGCGCACGCTTGAGACGGTTGAAAGCATTGGCGACATGCCCAAAGACGCTTGGGATGCGTTAGAAGGCGCCTCGCGCACCTCTGGTGTGGCGTACAACCCTTTCGTTTCTCACGCATTTTTGTCAGCCTTGGAAGATTCCGGTTCGGCGGAACCGGAAACCGGATGGATCGGCTCGCACGTTATCCTTCGCGATTCCGACGGCATCGTCGAAGCCGCCCTACCCGCTTATTTGAAGATGCACAGCTATGGCGAATATGTCTTCGACCATGCTTGGGCCGACGCCTATGAGCGGGCCGGCGGGCGATACTATCCCAAACTGCAATCAAGCATTCCGTTCACGCCGGCCAGCGCCCCAAAACTGCTCACGCGTGGGGAAGAAACCGGCTCTCAGGCTCTGCTGGCCGAAGGTGCCAAGGCGGTCGTCGACAAGCTCGGCCTATCCTCAGCGCACATCACATTCGTCAGCGACGAGGAGGCACAGCTTCTTGAGGCGCATGATTTTCTCACCCGCCACGACCAGCAGTTCCATTGGTACAATGAAGACTATGCAGGGTTTTCAAACTTTGAGGCGGCGTTGGCATCGCGCAAGCGCAAGCAAATTCGCAAGGAGCGCCGCGACGCGCTGGCCAATGACATCGAAATCGCGTGGATTTCCGGAAGCGATTTAAAGGAAGAGCATTGGGACGCGTTCTTCGTTTTTTACCAGGACACCGGCGCGCGCAAATGGGGTCAACCCTATCTGACGCGTTCGTTCTTCTCGCTGATCGGCGAGCGTATGGCCGAGGACATCGTGCTGATCATGGCCAAACGCGGGGGACGGTATGTCGCCGGCGCGCTCAATTTCAAAGGTGCCGACGCGCTTTATGGGCGCAACTGGGGTTGCACGGAGCATCATCCGTTTCTGCACTTTGAGGTCTGTTATTATCAGGCCATCGACTATGCGATCGCAAACAAGCTCGACCGCGTCGAAGCCGGAGCCCAAGGTGCGCACAAGCTAGCGCGCGGGTATATTCCGGCGATCACAACGAGCATGCACTACATTCCCAATGAGAGCTTTCGCCGCGCCGTTTCGGATTATCTGGCTGGCGAGCGTGAGCAGGTGATGTTCGACGCGCAATATCTTGAACAGCGCACCCCTTTCCGCAAAGCTTGA
- a CDS encoding NUDIX hydrolase, whose product MVGDAGVQRAARPRPAASILALWQDSKGVPHIFMGRRHASLKFMPGFLVFPGGRVEPRDRLDETKDRLTAACARVLDAEVAGIAGSSFAQAALRECLEETGLALAGHLDGSLIYIARAITPPHLPIRYDTRFFLAKVKATEVPPMPTGSGDGELLQPGWFAAPSLADQPLHHVTQAVLNHGLQEDVTEQSRLLVADRRPKRWKGLPPLRSRDLRAAQTKNDTATGP is encoded by the coding sequence TTGGTTGGCGATGCAGGTGTCCAGCGTGCGGCGCGGCCGAGGCCAGCGGCGAGCATTCTTGCCCTCTGGCAGGATAGCAAAGGCGTGCCGCACATCTTCATGGGCCGCCGCCATGCCTCGCTCAAGTTCATGCCAGGTTTTCTGGTTTTTCCCGGAGGGCGGGTCGAACCCCGTGACCGGCTTGACGAAACAAAGGACCGCCTGACGGCAGCTTGCGCGCGCGTGCTTGATGCGGAGGTGGCAGGCATAGCTGGATCATCGTTTGCCCAAGCTGCGCTGCGCGAATGTTTGGAAGAAACCGGATTGGCACTGGCAGGCCATCTGGACGGCAGCCTCATTTACATCGCTCGCGCCATCACACCGCCGCACCTACCTATCCGGTACGACACACGCTTCTTCCTGGCTAAGGTCAAGGCAACAGAGGTGCCACCAATGCCCACCGGTTCTGGTGATGGTGAGCTTCTGCAGCCAGGGTGGTTTGCCGCGCCTTCGTTGGCTGATCAGCCCCTGCACCATGTGACGCAGGCCGTGCTCAACCATGGGCTGCAAGAGGATGTGACCGAGCAATCGCGACTTCTCGTAGCCGACCGCCGACCCAAGCGCTGGAAGGGATTGCCACCACTGCGATCGCGGGATCTGAGAGCCGCGCAAACCAAGAACGACACGGCCACCGGCCCTTGA
- a CDS encoding DNA polymerase IV — protein sequence MAVITGYCRDCLAQAQGKTRADLPKRCPACGSPRMLVHDELESLSIAHIDCDAFFAAVEKLDNPDLRDKPVIVGGGQRGVVSTCCYIARIHGVHSAMPMFTARKLCPDAVIVKPNMKRYVEVGQEIRQHMLALTPLVEPLSIDEAFLDLTGTERLHDGSPALTLLRFAKSIEEDIGVTVSVGLSHNKSMAKMASDMDKPRGFAVIGRAETLDLLAPMPVRALFGVGAAMARSLEKKGYATLADLQAAEPERLWRSFGEHGARLHDLASGIDPRPVRPDRERKSVSSERTFNEDIVDLDALRVIARGASERVAKQLKAKHFSGRTVTLKIKTAAFKTLTRSHSLPTPTQSADRIFRTVEPMLQGVVDGTRFRLLGVGVSELMDAEDADDRDLADADAQRRTEAEKAMDSLRARFGDDAVGVGLVFGQSAPKQADHSASRQSKDHHSTQADGRNASKSASTPRSENDP from the coding sequence TTGGCCGTGATCACCGGCTATTGCCGTGACTGTCTCGCGCAGGCGCAGGGCAAGACACGCGCCGACCTTCCCAAGCGCTGCCCGGCCTGTGGGTCACCGCGGATGCTTGTTCATGACGAGCTTGAAAGCCTATCCATCGCGCATATCGACTGCGATGCCTTTTTTGCGGCAGTGGAAAAGCTCGACAATCCTGATCTGCGCGACAAGCCGGTCATTGTTGGCGGCGGCCAGCGCGGCGTCGTTTCCACCTGCTGTTACATCGCCCGTATCCATGGTGTGCACTCGGCGATGCCCATGTTCACCGCCCGCAAACTCTGCCCGGATGCGGTGATCGTGAAGCCCAACATGAAACGCTATGTTGAGGTTGGCCAAGAAATTCGCCAGCACATGTTGGCGCTAACCCCGCTGGTCGAACCCTTGTCGATTGATGAGGCGTTTCTTGATCTCACCGGCACGGAACGCCTGCATGACGGTTCGCCCGCGCTCACCCTGTTGCGTTTTGCCAAAAGCATCGAGGAGGATATCGGCGTAACCGTCTCGGTCGGCCTCTCGCACAACAAATCGATGGCCAAGATGGCCTCCGACATGGACAAGCCGCGTGGTTTTGCGGTCATTGGCCGCGCTGAAACCCTCGACCTTCTCGCACCCATGCCGGTGCGCGCGCTTTTTGGCGTTGGCGCGGCTATGGCGCGAAGTCTTGAAAAGAAGGGTTATGCGACCCTCGCCGATCTTCAGGCTGCCGAGCCGGAACGTTTATGGCGCAGTTTCGGCGAGCATGGGGCGCGGCTGCACGACCTGGCGTCCGGCATCGATCCGCGTCCTGTTCGACCGGACCGCGAACGTAAGAGCGTTTCTTCCGAACGGACGTTCAACGAGGACATCGTTGACCTTGATGCGCTACGGGTGATTGCGCGTGGCGCCAGCGAACGGGTTGCCAAACAATTGAAAGCCAAGCACTTCAGCGGCCGGACGGTCACGCTGAAGATCAAGACCGCGGCGTTCAAGACGCTGACGCGCTCGCACAGCTTGCCAACGCCGACGCAAAGTGCGGATCGTATTTTTCGCACGGTCGAGCCCATGCTTCAGGGTGTGGTAGATGGCACGCGGTTTCGTCTTCTGGGCGTGGGCGTCTCGGAGCTCATGGACGCCGAGGATGCCGATGATCGCGATCTGGCTGATGCCGATGCGCAACGCCGCACCGAGGCTGAAAAGGCTATGGATTCCTTACGCGCGCGGTTCGGCGACGATGCGGTTGGTGTTGGTTTGGTGTTTGGACAGTCCGCGCCCAAGCAGGCCGATCATTCGGCTTCACGGCAGAGCAAAGACCATCACTCGACGCAGGCTGATGGGCGAAACGCTTCGAAGTCGGCAAGCACACCGCGAAGCGAGAACGATCCATAG
- a CDS encoding glycerophosphodiester phosphodiesterase: protein MPNTPLWLTARPAAHRGLHDRSHGLVENTIPAFEAAIERGFAIELDVQPTADGDVVVFHDHTLGRLTAEKGDVRDHTREALEAIPVTGSGTTIPSLAKVLAHVDGRTPLLVELKSNFDGQLGLADAVAGATNAYPGPLALMSFDPALVARLRTHRLGRPLGIVSASMGYEHWVHLSRWQSFVQGALLHRPALWCDFVSYNHDHLPAVSPLLAKWLGRKALLCWTVKNAAAAKRVSRYVDAITFEGFDPHELAP, encoded by the coding sequence ATGCCGAACACTCCCCTTTGGTTGACCGCTCGTCCCGCGGCGCATCGCGGCCTGCACGACAGAAGCCATGGCCTTGTCGAGAACACGATACCGGCGTTTGAGGCAGCGATTGAGCGTGGCTTTGCCATCGAGTTGGATGTGCAGCCGACGGCCGATGGAGATGTGGTGGTCTTTCATGACCATACTTTGGGCCGTTTGACAGCGGAAAAAGGTGATGTGCGCGATCATACACGTGAGGCTTTGGAAGCTATCCCAGTGACCGGGTCGGGGACGACGATTCCGTCGCTCGCCAAAGTGCTGGCCCATGTGGATGGGCGAACGCCGCTGCTGGTGGAGCTCAAGAGCAATTTTGACGGACAGTTGGGTCTTGCCGATGCAGTTGCTGGCGCGACGAACGCTTATCCCGGCCCGCTGGCTCTGATGTCGTTCGATCCAGCGCTTGTTGCCCGCCTGCGTACCCACAGGCTCGGTCGTCCGCTGGGCATTGTTTCGGCAAGCATGGGGTATGAGCATTGGGTGCATTTATCGCGATGGCAGAGTTTTGTTCAGGGCGCTTTACTGCACCGGCCAGCGCTTTGGTGCGATTTTGTATCCTACAATCACGACCATTTGCCGGCTGTCTCTCCACTGCTCGCCAAGTGGCTCGGACGCAAGGCGCTGCTGTGCTGGACCGTAAAAAACGCCGCCGCCGCCAAACGGGTCAGCCGCTATGTTGATGCCATCACCTTTGAGGGTTTCGACCCGCATGAGCTTGCGCCATGA
- the rpmG gene encoding 50S ribosomal protein L33, translating to MAKATTIKIRLVSTADTGYYYVAKKNSRTMTEKMVVRKYDPIARKHVEFKEAKIK from the coding sequence ATGGCAAAAGCCACGACCATCAAAATCCGGCTCGTTTCGACAGCCGACACCGGCTACTATTATGTGGCCAAGAAGAATTCCCGCACCATGACCGAGAAGATGGTTGTGCGCAAATATGATCCGATCGCGCGCAAGCATGTTGAGTTCAAGGAAGCGAAGATCAAATAA
- a CDS encoding response regulator produces the protein MSKTILIVEDNELNMKLFSDLLEAKGYATVKTGNGMDAMELARTHRPDLILMDIQLPEVSGLDVTRWLKEDDDLRHIPVIAVTAFAMKGDEERIRSGGCEAYISKPISVSGFLDTIRTFVGEA, from the coding sequence ATGAGCAAGACGATCCTCATCGTGGAGGACAATGAGCTGAACATGAAGCTGTTCAGCGACCTTCTGGAAGCCAAAGGCTACGCCACCGTGAAAACCGGCAATGGCATGGATGCCATGGAGCTTGCACGTACGCACCGTCCGGATCTCATTTTAATGGACATCCAATTGCCGGAAGTTTCTGGCCTCGATGTGACGCGCTGGCTGAAGGAAGATGATGATCTTCGCCACATTCCCGTTATCGCGGTCACCGCATTTGCCATGAAGGGCGATGAAGAACGCATCCGTTCCGGCGGTTGTGAAGCTTACATCTCCAAACCCATTTCCGTGTCGGGCTTTCTCGACACAATCCGCACATTTGTGGGCGAAGCATAA
- the rnr gene encoding ribonuclease R, protein MSGLPSDEALLEFLSNNPGQTGKREVARAFGIKGADRIALKQRLKALKDQGVITKDGNSFRRADALPPVFPAQVVSVDDEGDLIVVPRIQLDGERDPDQFVLVEKKSARRASSTQSPPGVGDVLLVRLIDAADGETPGRVHLIKAIGRGDVRHYGVVRIPSRGSAYIEPVERKADVLQVDTHDLGEAEDGDLVAAIRLPGRGRGRSPNGKVEEVFGQLGTERAISQIAVLRQGLPDVFPPDVLAHAEALAAAKKGSREDWRDLPLITIDPADAKDHDDAVHAAPDEDPNNEGGFVVTVAIADVAYYVRPHSLIDREARLRGNSVYFPDRVIPMLPERLSTDLCSLHEGEDRPALAIRMVFSKDGTKRKHSLHRVWIKLHAGLAYEAAQAAIDGTEPPEGIIPCPPDIAEQVLKPLWAAYRVIHQARERRAPLHLDLPERKLVLDGDGKVTGVRVPERLDAHKLIEEFMIQANVAAAELLEAKKTPCLYRVHDAPGAAKFEGLRAFLKSLNISIASQSSLKPADFNKILARAEGEPSEQLINEMVLRSQAQAEYTPDNIGHFGLNLSRYAHFTSPIRRYADLLAHRALLKAYGLGEDDALAADHEVLSRLGDHLSGTERRAMLAERETTDRLVAAFLADKVGARFDGRITGVVGAGLFVRLAETGADGFVPVSQLGADYFSFDEAHQRLVGSATGITFQLGDAVEVRLVEVAPLAGALRFEMLSEGKSGKPVSRGGRAGKGAKGSSKGAKGGRKVPGTARKRSQSPASHARKAVRKAKGR, encoded by the coding sequence ATGAGCGGGCTCCCCTCCGACGAGGCATTGCTGGAGTTTTTGAGCAACAATCCCGGCCAAACCGGCAAGCGCGAGGTTGCACGCGCCTTCGGTATCAAAGGTGCTGACCGCATCGCCCTGAAACAGCGCCTGAAGGCGTTGAAGGATCAGGGCGTGATCACCAAAGATGGCAACAGTTTCCGCCGCGCGGACGCTTTGCCGCCAGTGTTTCCAGCCCAAGTGGTCTCGGTTGACGATGAAGGTGACTTGATCGTCGTTCCGCGCATTCAATTGGATGGCGAGCGCGATCCGGACCAGTTTGTGCTGGTGGAAAAGAAATCCGCCCGTCGCGCGAGCTCAACCCAGTCGCCACCTGGCGTCGGTGATGTTCTGCTTGTACGGTTGATTGACGCCGCCGATGGCGAGACGCCCGGCCGGGTCCATCTCATCAAAGCCATTGGGCGCGGCGACGTGCGCCACTATGGCGTGGTGCGTATACCCTCGCGCGGAAGCGCGTATATCGAGCCGGTTGAGCGTAAGGCCGACGTGCTTCAAGTCGACACACACGATCTTGGCGAGGCCGAAGACGGAGATTTGGTGGCAGCAATTCGCTTGCCCGGTCGCGGACGAGGTCGATCGCCTAACGGCAAGGTGGAAGAGGTCTTTGGTCAGCTCGGCACCGAACGCGCGATTAGCCAGATTGCTGTGCTGCGCCAAGGCCTGCCCGATGTCTTCCCCCCCGATGTCCTCGCCCATGCAGAAGCCCTGGCCGCGGCGAAAAAAGGCTCGCGCGAAGATTGGCGTGACCTGCCGCTGATCACAATCGATCCGGCTGATGCCAAGGATCACGATGATGCTGTCCATGCCGCGCCGGACGAGGACCCAAACAATGAAGGTGGGTTCGTTGTCACAGTCGCGATTGCCGATGTCGCTTACTATGTGCGCCCGCACTCCTTGATTGACCGCGAGGCGCGCTTGCGTGGCAATTCAGTTTATTTCCCCGACCGCGTCATCCCGATGTTGCCCGAACGGCTCTCGACCGATCTTTGTTCGCTGCATGAGGGTGAGGATCGCCCTGCGCTTGCCATCCGCATGGTCTTTTCCAAGGACGGAACGAAGCGCAAGCATTCGCTTCACAGGGTCTGGATCAAATTGCATGCCGGCCTTGCCTATGAAGCCGCGCAGGCTGCGATCGATGGAACCGAGCCGCCTGAAGGCATCATCCCCTGCCCGCCTGATATCGCCGAACAGGTTCTCAAGCCGCTTTGGGCGGCCTATCGCGTGATCCATCAGGCCCGCGAACGACGCGCGCCTCTGCATCTTGATCTGCCCGAGCGCAAGCTTGTGCTCGACGGTGACGGAAAGGTCACAGGTGTGCGCGTACCTGAGCGGTTGGATGCTCACAAGCTCATCGAAGAGTTTATGATCCAGGCCAATGTGGCGGCGGCTGAACTGCTCGAAGCGAAGAAAACGCCGTGTCTTTATCGCGTGCACGACGCACCGGGCGCGGCAAAGTTCGAAGGCCTGCGGGCGTTCCTAAAAAGCCTCAACATCTCGATCGCCAGCCAAAGCTCGCTGAAGCCTGCCGATTTCAACAAAATCCTGGCACGTGCCGAGGGCGAGCCAAGCGAACAGCTGATCAATGAGATGGTGCTGCGCAGCCAGGCGCAAGCAGAGTACACCCCGGATAATATCGGCCATTTCGGGCTTAATCTGTCGCGCTACGCCCACTTTACGTCGCCGATCCGCCGCTATGCCGACTTGCTCGCGCACCGCGCGTTGCTCAAGGCTTACGGGCTGGGCGAGGACGATGCTTTGGCGGCCGACCATGAGGTTCTTTCCCGTCTTGGCGATCATCTGTCGGGTACGGAGCGTCGGGCTATGTTGGCCGAGCGAGAAACGACCGATCGACTGGTCGCAGCGTTTCTTGCCGACAAAGTTGGCGCACGCTTTGACGGCCGGATCACCGGCGTTGTAGGCGCCGGATTGTTTGTGCGTTTGGCGGAAACAGGCGCCGACGGGTTTGTGCCGGTTTCTCAATTGGGCGCGGACTATTTTTCGTTCGACGAGGCCCATCAGCGGCTTGTTGGGTCAGCCACCGGGATTACCTTTCAATTGGGCGATGCGGTTGAGGTACGCTTGGTTGAGGTGGCGCCGCTTGCCGGTGCCCTTCGCTTTGAGATGCTGAGCGAGGGTAAGAGCGGGAAACCAGTGAGCCGTGGCGGTCGTGCCGGAAAAGGCGCCAAGGGGTCCTCCAAGGGAGCTAAGGGTGGCCGCAAGGTTCCTGGAACGGCCCGCAAGCGCAGCCAGTCACCAGCCTCCCATGCCCGCAAGGCCGTTCGCAAGGCCAAGGGCAGGTAA